Proteins encoded within one genomic window of Candidatus Zixiibacteriota bacterium:
- a CDS encoding ArsC/Spx/MgsR family protein: protein MPSKRVLFLCYGSDDICEETRKFVEETGVMVDYRDMEKKPLSEDELSRLIGNLEISHFVNTLSESYAKRGLDKGLPPRTELIKMMAEDYTLIKRPIIKNTRLITVGFARDKIKDMLQLNSNGQLIEVQPPQRRNDNQNSKGNRRGSRQQAAAAGK, encoded by the coding sequence ATGCCTTCCAAAAGAGTGTTGTTTCTGTGCTACGGCAGTGATGACATCTGTGAGGAGACACGAAAGTTCGTAGAAGAGACCGGAGTGATGGTTGACTACCGGGACATGGAGAAGAAACCTCTGTCCGAGGATGAACTTTCGCGCTTGATCGGCAACCTGGAAATATCCCATTTTGTCAACACTCTTTCAGAGTCCTACGCCAAACGCGGATTAGACAAAGGTCTTCCGCCACGAACTGAACTGATAAAGATGATGGCCGAGGATTATACGTTAATCAAGCGGCCGATTATCAAGAATACGCGGCTGATAACAGTCGGTTTTGCTCGCGACAAGATCAAAGATATGTTGCAGTTGAACTCGAATGGTCAGTTGATTGAGGTCCAGCCGCCACAACGGCGGAACGATAATCAGAACAGCAAGGGCAACCGCAGAGGTTCGCGTCAGCAGGCTGCTGCCGCCGGTAAGTAA
- the ispH gene encoding 4-hydroxy-3-methylbut-2-enyl diphosphate reductase — MIKKIYLARHQGFCMGVKRAIKIAEETADRLAGKENVTILNEIVHNEAVVEKFRQKGVGQVLNVDQVDRGTLIISAHGISPEIVHRAEAKGLTVVDATCPLVTRIYEIIEKAIGQGYYIIHFGEAHHDETAGVVGHAPDRITVVGNKEEMLALPDWKDRKLGLTVQTTAHVDLFNEIKAVALEKWPHIKVFNTVCNATTQRQSAIMELAPKVDIILVVGSRSSANSNRLTAISEAACGRGRLINSKDDIDPNWFEAADVNNVGVSAGASTPQFLVDAVIERLVEISNGRAEVIIPVRNKPAETNSSARR, encoded by the coding sequence ATGATCAAGAAGATCTATCTCGCCCGCCATCAGGGATTCTGCATGGGGGTGAAGCGGGCAATTAAGATAGCCGAAGAGACGGCCGACCGGTTGGCCGGTAAAGAGAATGTAACGATTCTCAACGAAATCGTTCACAATGAAGCGGTGGTGGAGAAGTTCCGACAGAAGGGAGTCGGTCAGGTTCTGAACGTGGATCAAGTCGACCGGGGGACGTTGATTATTTCCGCTCACGGCATTTCTCCGGAAATCGTCCATCGCGCCGAGGCCAAAGGCTTGACAGTGGTCGATGCCACCTGTCCTTTGGTGACGCGAATTTATGAAATTATCGAGAAAGCGATCGGCCAGGGATACTATATCATCCATTTCGGGGAAGCACACCATGACGAAACCGCCGGGGTGGTCGGGCATGCTCCGGATCGAATCACGGTGGTCGGCAACAAGGAAGAAATGCTGGCTTTACCGGACTGGAAAGATCGCAAATTAGGTTTGACGGTACAGACTACCGCGCATGTCGATTTATTCAACGAGATCAAAGCGGTAGCGCTTGAAAAATGGCCGCACATAAAAGTATTCAACACCGTTTGCAATGCCACGACACAGCGGCAGTCGGCAATCATGGAGCTGGCTCCGAAGGTTGATATAATACTCGTGGTGGGATCCAGGTCTTCGGCGAATTCCAATCGTCTCACGGCAATCTCAGAGGCCGCCTGCGGACGGGGACGACTGATCAACAGCAAGGATGATATCGATCCGAACTGGTTCGAGGCTGCCGATGTAAACAATGTCGGAGTGTCAGCCGGGGCCTCGACGCCTCAGTTTCTGGTCGATGCCGTGATCGAGCGACTGGTCGAGATATCGAACGGTCGGGCTGAAGTAATCATCCCGGTACGTAACAAACCCGCCGAAACGAATTCTTCGGCTCGCCGTTAA
- the pdxT gene encoding pyridoxal 5'-phosphate synthase glutaminase subunit PdxT codes for MVHAIEQLKVGVLALQGDFEMHRRQIALLGAEPHLVKLPDHLTDLDALIIPGGESTTMDKLMDRFALRKPLLEFGARKPIWGTCAGMIMLSSEVIDNQAGIKPLALMDMSVLRNGYGRQVFSFEEKVTADLDGTATELTATFIRAPRLTRLGDRLTPLAEYAGSPVLVASERHLASSFHSELDDDTRLLEFFLTHFALKSGSQSV; via the coding sequence GTGGTCCATGCAATAGAACAACTCAAGGTCGGGGTACTGGCCCTTCAGGGAGATTTCGAGATGCATCGGCGGCAGATTGCCCTGCTCGGGGCAGAGCCACACCTGGTGAAACTTCCGGATCATTTAACCGATCTTGACGCCCTCATCATTCCCGGCGGAGAATCGACCACGATGGATAAGCTTATGGATCGTTTTGCGTTGCGTAAACCGCTGCTCGAATTCGGGGCAAGGAAACCAATCTGGGGTACTTGTGCCGGGATGATTATGCTTTCTTCAGAGGTAATCGACAACCAGGCTGGGATCAAACCGCTGGCCCTGATGGATATGAGCGTGCTGCGTAACGGCTATGGACGCCAGGTGTTTTCGTTCGAAGAGAAAGTCACGGCTGATCTGGACGGAACCGCGACTGAATTGACGGCGACTTTTATTCGGGCTCCAAGGTTGACAAGGCTCGGTGATCGTCTGACACCACTTGCCGAGTATGCCGGTTCACCGGTGCTGGTGGCCTCCGAGCGGCATCTGGCCAGTTCTTTTCACAGCGAGCTTGACGACGACACGCGACTGCTCGAGTTTTTTCTGACACATTTTGCCCTGAAATCCGGATCTCAATCCGTATAG
- the pdxS gene encoding pyridoxal 5'-phosphate synthase lyase subunit PdxS, with protein sequence MFDFNDKQHKVKVGLAEMLKGGVIMDVVNADQAKIAENSGAAAVMALERVPSDIRAEGGVARMADLDIIEKIKKAVTIPVMAKCRIGHFSEAHVLETLEIDFIDESEVLTPADNKYHVDKWSFKVPFVCGCRNLGEALRRISEGAAMIRTKGEAGTGDVSEAVKHLREINAEMRALTSMREDELYGVAKEHRVPIELVRMVAKAGKLPVPNFAAGGIATPADAALCMHLGAEAVFVGSGIFKSDNPEARAKAIVSATTHYDDYKIVADASRGLGQAMKGIQVSSIDKENLLHTR encoded by the coding sequence ATGTTTGATTTCAACGATAAACAGCACAAAGTTAAAGTCGGTCTGGCGGAGATGCTTAAAGGCGGGGTGATCATGGATGTGGTCAACGCCGACCAGGCCAAGATAGCCGAGAACTCCGGTGCGGCAGCCGTCATGGCGCTCGAAAGAGTCCCGTCGGATATTCGCGCTGAAGGCGGCGTGGCGCGTATGGCCGACTTGGATATTATCGAGAAGATCAAAAAAGCGGTGACGATTCCGGTTATGGCCAAATGCCGAATCGGGCATTTTTCCGAGGCACACGTGCTCGAAACGCTCGAAATCGATTTTATTGACGAATCCGAGGTGCTGACTCCGGCCGACAACAAATATCATGTCGACAAGTGGAGTTTCAAGGTCCCGTTCGTATGCGGCTGCCGTAATCTGGGCGAAGCGTTGCGCCGTATTTCCGAGGGAGCGGCGATGATCCGTACCAAGGGTGAGGCCGGAACGGGTGATGTCTCCGAGGCGGTGAAACATCTGCGCGAAATCAACGCCGAAATGCGCGCCCTGACGAGCATGCGCGAGGATGAACTGTACGGTGTGGCTAAGGAGCATCGGGTGCCGATCGAACTGGTGCGAATGGTAGCCAAGGCAGGTAAGCTGCCGGTGCCGAATTTCGCGGCGGGCGGAATTGCCACCCCGGCCGATGCTGCACTGTGTATGCATCTGGGAGCCGAGGCGGTGTTCGTGGGATCGGGGATTTTCAAATCCGACAATCCCGAAGCACGCGCCAAGGCGATTGTCTCCGCCACTACCCATTACGATGATTACAAGATCGTAGCCGATGCCTCGCGTGGATTGGGCCAGGCGATGAAAGGGATTCAGGTTTCATCGATCGATAAGGAAAATCTCCTGCATACCCGCTGA
- a CDS encoding Rrf2 family transcriptional regulator, with the protein MRLSRKSDYALRAVRHISGLPKGKLGSINSIAEAESVPREFLAKILKDLTRGGILVSYQGVKGGYALAHDPKDITFLDVIEAIDGPVHLNLCTEPEGCRCEHFTQCELRNFWEVQEVSFKKALKKQHFGRFKRGRK; encoded by the coding sequence ATGAGGCTATCAAGAAAATCCGACTATGCGCTTCGTGCCGTGCGGCATATCTCGGGTCTTCCCAAGGGTAAACTGGGATCGATCAACTCTATCGCCGAGGCCGAGTCGGTACCGCGTGAGTTTCTGGCTAAAATTCTTAAAGATCTCACTCGCGGCGGTATCCTGGTTTCATACCAGGGTGTCAAGGGCGGTTATGCGCTGGCGCACGACCCCAAAGACATTACTTTTCTCGATGTCATTGAGGCGATTGACGGTCCGGTGCATCTGAATCTTTGCACGGAGCCGGAGGGCTGCCGTTGTGAGCATTTCACCCAGTGTGAGTTACGCAATTTCTGGGAAGTTCAGGAAGTGTCTTTCAAAAAGGCTCTCAAGAAGCAGCATTTCGGACGATTCAAGCGCGGCCGTAAATAA
- a CDS encoding 2Fe-2S iron-sulfur cluster-binding protein has translation MPKVLFQPLGIEVEVKEGTILLDAGLDNNIRINHNCGGNCACASCHVHIEQGFDTLNPAGDDELEMLEEANDYRDNSRLSCQCRVTSDLVVHIPPSEEDDLDDLL, from the coding sequence ATGCCGAAAGTGCTGTTTCAACCCCTGGGAATTGAAGTCGAGGTTAAGGAAGGTACTATCTTACTTGACGCCGGGCTCGACAACAACATTCGCATAAACCACAACTGCGGCGGTAACTGTGCCTGCGCCAGTTGCCATGTTCATATCGAACAAGGATTCGACACTCTCAATCCCGCCGGCGACGATGAACTGGAGATGCTCGAAGAAGCCAATGACTACCGCGATAACTCGCGTCTTTCTTGTCAATGCCGCGTAACCTCCGACCTGGTCGTGCATATCCCTCCCTCTGAGGAGGATGATCTGGACGACCTGCTTTAG
- a CDS encoding prepilin-type N-terminal cleavage/methylation domain-containing protein: protein MIRAKHTDGYSLVELLVVIIIVGVIASVAIDGLNKVTETGRYEETMLELDQLADATIGQADLITGGSRVDYGYVGDVGSMPISLDNLVNRPGGYVTWNGPYIHDDFYAAAGGSETEYRLDAWGTAYTFGANYIRSTGSGSNISRRLANSPSDLLYNEADVLLLNLDLYPPGPVYRDSVTVTIHYPRGGVMTSSTVNPRADGLAVIDSLPIGLHLVEIAWLPTADTVRYRLGVNPGKHSYLEIQLNGGVW from the coding sequence TTGATCCGAGCTAAACACACAGACGGTTACTCTCTGGTCGAACTCCTGGTGGTGATAATCATTGTCGGAGTCATTGCTTCGGTAGCCATTGACGGCCTCAACAAGGTTACCGAAACCGGCCGTTATGAAGAAACCATGCTGGAACTGGACCAACTGGCGGATGCCACAATCGGCCAGGCCGATCTTATAACCGGCGGCAGCCGAGTTGACTACGGCTATGTCGGTGATGTTGGTTCCATGCCGATCAGCCTGGACAATCTGGTGAACAGGCCGGGCGGTTACGTAACCTGGAACGGCCCGTATATCCATGACGATTTCTATGCTGCCGCCGGTGGGTCGGAAACCGAGTATCGTCTCGATGCCTGGGGAACAGCTTACACTTTCGGCGCGAATTATATCCGCTCCACCGGTTCCGGGAGCAACATCTCGCGCCGGCTGGCCAACTCCCCCTCCGACCTGCTTTACAACGAGGCGGATGTCCTGTTGTTAAACCTGGATTTATACCCACCTGGGCCGGTCTACCGTGATTCCGTCACGGTTACGATTCATTACCCAAGGGGTGGCGTGATGACCTCCTCCACCGTTAATCCGCGTGCCGACGGCCTCGCTGTGATCGACTCACTTCCGATTGGCCTGCACCTGGTCGAGATAGCCTGGCTGCCAACCGCCGACACCGTGCGTTATCGCCTGGGCGTTAATCCGGGCAAGCACAGCTATCTTGAAATCCAGCTCAACGGAGGAGTCTGGTGA
- a CDS encoding prepilin-type N-terminal cleavage/methylation domain-containing protein has translation MNFCFNGQGRQTSRFTQQSGFTLIETVIVIVIIGIIASVATMRMEESLETAKYDHTKTEMEQLVRAIVGNPELFIDGHRSDFGYVGDVGALPPNLDALVSNPGSYTTWDGPYVSVAAGADDFKTDGWNATYVYTGTNLRSTGSGSNIDKTIVANTAWLTSNRVVGYVVDANNSSPGSHFQDSISLRLYYPNGSGGMTSAPGSLETDGSFSFASIPIGQHRLQAIHLPTSDTVEYQITVEPGRTTLLSLTFPADLW, from the coding sequence ATGAACTTCTGTTTCAACGGGCAAGGCCGACAAACATCCCGCTTCACACAACAAAGCGGTTTCACCTTGATCGAGACAGTGATCGTCATTGTCATCATCGGTATCATTGCCTCCGTAGCCACGATGCGGATGGAGGAATCACTCGAAACAGCCAAATACGATCATACCAAGACTGAAATGGAACAATTGGTGCGAGCTATTGTCGGAAATCCGGAATTGTTTATCGACGGCCATCGCTCTGATTTCGGCTATGTCGGCGATGTGGGCGCTCTTCCCCCTAACCTTGACGCCCTGGTATCCAATCCCGGCAGCTATACCACCTGGGACGGGCCTTATGTCTCGGTTGCTGCCGGAGCCGATGACTTCAAAACCGACGGCTGGAACGCAACCTACGTTTATACGGGAACTAATCTTCGCTCGACCGGGTCAGGCAGTAATATCGACAAGACCATCGTTGCCAATACCGCCTGGTTAACCTCGAACCGGGTTGTCGGTTATGTGGTCGATGCCAATAACAGCTCTCCCGGCAGTCATTTCCAGGATTCCATTTCATTGCGGTTGTATTATCCCAACGGCAGCGGCGGGATGACCTCCGCGCCCGGCAGTCTGGAAACGGATGGAAGTTTCAGCTTCGCTTCGATTCCGATTGGACAACATCGCCTGCAGGCTATTCATCTGCCGACCTCGGACACCGTAGAATATCAGATAACGGTCGAACCGGGACGCACTACCCTGCTCAGCCTGACCTTCCCCGCCGACCTCTGGTAA
- a CDS encoding saccharopine dehydrogenase C-terminal domain-containing protein, whose translation MKIAVLGAGLMGRAAVYDLAQNDAIDEIGVFDIDESLAAEVAQKYGYGKGKPGRFDAGDESAAVELLQPYDAAVSCITYRYNPGLTRAAIAAHCHLVDLGGNNDVVNSQLKMSNEAARADVIIIPDCGLAPGLMSLLAADAVSRCDEVKSIKIRVGGLPQSPRPPLNYEMVFSAEGLINEYWEPCVILEGGFKKTVNPMSDIEDLEFDGIGALEAFNTSGGTSTLPDSYQGKVDFLDYKTIRYPGHCRLFKPMLEIGLASRQELEVGGVKVAPREVLKAVLDRNLSYGDLDMVLVRLTCEGIKDGAAKKIVYEIVDRQESKESLTAMMRTTAFPAAIIAQMAASGEITARGCYPQEKVVNPSLFIPKLKKRGINLVIQES comes from the coding sequence ATGAAGATTGCGGTGTTGGGCGCCGGTCTGATGGGACGAGCGGCGGTGTATGATCTGGCTCAAAACGATGCTATCGACGAAATCGGAGTTTTTGATATAGATGAATCCCTGGCAGCCGAAGTCGCCCAGAAATACGGCTACGGCAAGGGAAAGCCGGGGCGGTTCGATGCCGGTGATGAATCCGCTGCCGTCGAGTTGTTGCAACCTTACGATGCCGCCGTTTCCTGCATCACTTACCGATACAATCCCGGACTTACCCGTGCGGCTATTGCCGCCCATTGTCACCTGGTCGATCTCGGCGGCAATAACGATGTCGTCAACAGCCAGCTTAAGATGAGCAATGAAGCTGCCCGGGCCGATGTGATTATAATTCCGGACTGTGGTCTGGCTCCGGGGCTGATGTCGCTGCTGGCGGCTGATGCCGTTTCTCGCTGCGATGAAGTGAAGAGCATCAAGATTCGTGTCGGTGGTCTGCCGCAGTCTCCGCGTCCTCCGCTTAACTATGAGATGGTTTTCTCCGCTGAGGGTTTGATCAACGAGTATTGGGAGCCTTGTGTTATCCTTGAAGGCGGTTTCAAGAAGACGGTCAATCCTATGAGCGATATTGAAGATCTCGAATTCGACGGTATCGGTGCTCTTGAGGCTTTTAACACTTCCGGCGGCACCTCGACCTTGCCGGATTCATATCAGGGTAAAGTCGATTTTCTCGATTATAAAACCATCCGTTATCCCGGACATTGTCGTCTTTTCAAGCCAATGCTGGAGATAGGGCTTGCCTCGCGGCAGGAACTCGAGGTCGGCGGTGTAAAAGTCGCCCCGCGAGAAGTGCTCAAGGCGGTTCTGGACCGCAATCTGAGTTATGGCGATCTCGACATGGTTCTGGTACGTCTGACCTGTGAAGGGATCAAGGACGGCGCTGCCAAGAAGATCGTTTACGAGATAGTCGACCGCCAGGAGTCAAAAGAATCTTTGACGGCGATGATGCGTACCACGGCTTTCCCGGCGGCGATTATCGCCCAGATGGCGGCGTCGGGTGAGATTACGGCGCGGGGATGTTATCCTCAGGAGAAAGTGGTCAACCCGTCGCTGTTTATCCCCAAGCTCAAAAAGCGCGGAATCAACCTGGTTATTCAGGAAAGCTGA
- a CDS encoding polyprenyl synthetase family protein: MLDVSRMQEYTEPVKADLEAFDRGLADYLRGDSPLISSIARHLLRSRGKRIRPAFLFLSSRAADSFTEYSVKASLAIELIHTATLLHDDVVDESDMRRGLKTVNAQWTNLISVLMGDYLFAKAFRIMVETGSLELMHAISMATERVSVGELRQIEETGNYALSEDEYLTVIADKTASLFTVSCEAGPILTNQQKSERNRLATFGEKIGIAFQIADDLLDYVGDAETTGKEPGNDVLTGKVTLPLIYSLQKAKAKVRKEVLALLKADETEDKFQRVYEFVSDTGGIDYAYKRAADTAQQGLDAISRLHKSAYLDSLVSMVEFTTRRAS, encoded by the coding sequence ATGTTGGATGTGAGTAGAATGCAGGAATATACCGAGCCGGTCAAGGCCGACCTGGAGGCATTTGACCGTGGATTGGCCGACTATCTGCGTGGTGATTCTCCGCTGATCTCATCGATCGCCCGTCACTTGCTTCGATCTCGCGGCAAGCGGATCCGACCCGCTTTTCTGTTTCTTTCCTCACGTGCCGCGGACAGCTTTACCGAGTATTCCGTCAAAGCTTCACTGGCGATTGAATTGATCCACACTGCCACCCTGCTTCATGATGATGTCGTCGATGAATCCGACATGCGCCGGGGACTTAAGACAGTCAATGCCCAATGGACCAACCTGATCTCGGTCCTGATGGGGGATTATTTGTTCGCCAAGGCTTTTCGTATTATGGTCGAAACCGGCTCGTTGGAGTTGATGCATGCCATATCGATGGCTACCGAGCGAGTTTCAGTCGGTGAACTGCGTCAGATCGAGGAAACCGGCAATTATGCCCTTTCAGAGGATGAATACCTGACCGTCATTGCCGATAAAACGGCATCGCTGTTTACCGTGAGCTGCGAAGCCGGTCCCATATTGACTAATCAGCAGAAGAGCGAACGGAACCGTCTGGCTACCTTTGGCGAGAAAATCGGAATTGCGTTCCAGATCGCCGACGATCTTCTTGATTATGTCGGAGACGCCGAAACTACCGGCAAGGAACCGGGGAACGATGTCCTGACCGGCAAAGTCACACTACCTCTGATATACTCCCTGCAAAAGGCCAAGGCTAAAGTCCGCAAGGAGGTATTGGCGTTATTGAAGGCTGACGAGACGGAAGACAAATTCCAGAGAGTCTACGAATTCGTGTCGGATACCGGTGGTATTGACTATGCCTACAAGCGGGCAGCCGACACGGCCCAACAGGGTCTGGATGCTATCTCGCGGTTGCACAAGTCGGCTTATCTGGACAGCCTGGTGAGCATGGTTGAGTTTACCACTCGGCGTGCGTCCTGA
- a CDS encoding alpha/beta hydrolase: protein MKWMKMLSVVVAVIVGVFAAFGLYLYYAQDRMVFYPTHDLEVTPDQAGLVFEDCRIPVDTGAFVHAWYFPIESDSLSPVVLFCHGNGGNMSHRLETAQFLHEFGVAVLMFDYRGYGKSDGRPSENNLYRDVDVCYDWLQAEKRFKPDRIVLFGRSLGGAVAIDITARKPCRGLIVESSFTSIAAMGKRMFPILPVGLLLKYRFDSIEKIARVTCPKLLTHSPDDEVIPYEMGRALYDRAVEPKTWVDLEGGHNGRDYLKREDYRKAIESILWNGGEKVQ from the coding sequence ATGAAATGGATGAAGATGTTGTCGGTCGTTGTTGCAGTTATCGTGGGAGTTTTTGCAGCCTTCGGCCTGTATCTCTATTATGCGCAGGACCGAATGGTGTTTTACCCGACTCACGATTTGGAGGTGACACCGGATCAGGCCGGGCTTGTTTTTGAGGATTGCCGGATACCGGTCGATACCGGTGCGTTCGTTCATGCCTGGTATTTCCCGATAGAGTCGGATTCACTGAGTCCGGTGGTGCTGTTTTGTCATGGCAACGGTGGCAACATGTCCCATCGCCTGGAGACGGCGCAGTTCCTCCACGAGTTTGGAGTTGCCGTACTTATGTTCGATTACCGCGGGTACGGTAAATCCGACGGCCGGCCTTCGGAAAATAATCTCTACCGTGATGTTGATGTCTGTTACGACTGGCTTCAGGCGGAAAAGAGATTCAAGCCTGACCGGATCGTTCTGTTCGGACGCTCACTCGGGGGAGCGGTGGCAATAGATATTACGGCACGTAAACCATGCCGGGGATTGATTGTTGAGTCATCGTTTACATCTATAGCGGCAATGGGGAAAAGGATGTTCCCGATTCTTCCGGTGGGTTTGCTTCTGAAATATCGTTTCGATTCGATTGAGAAGATTGCCCGTGTCACTTGCCCAAAATTGTTGACGCATTCACCGGACGATGAGGTGATTCCCTATGAGATGGGGCGTGCTTTGTATGACCGAGCCGTTGAGCCGAAGACCTGGGTTGATCTGGAAGGCGGTCACAACGGCCGGGACTATCTGAAGCGAGAGGACTATCGCAAGGCGATTGAAAGCATTCTTTGGAACGGGGGAGAGAAAGTTCAATAA
- the guaA gene encoding glutamine-hydrolyzing GMP synthase: MTTSPSRAQEMVLIIDFGSQYTQLIARRVRESKVYCEIVPCTADLSQYDDHNVRGYILSGGPASLKDADSPRLPSEFYKTNLPILGICYGMQLLADQFGGELVRSQSREYGRSRLNVKNDRGLFAGMPDNSTVWMSHGDSIVRLPDGFEVIGSTDSLEVAAIADYDRKIYGLQFHPEVHHTTEGHRLLDTFLFDVCGAAGDWTTEAFIESSVAAIREQVGKSKVLLAISGGVDSTVAAMLLSRAIGDQLHAVFVNNGLLRKNEFEDVTAMLRQLDINLIPVDASELFLGRLKGVTDPEQKRKIIGPTFIDVFEEEAAKIGDVHFLAQGTLYPDVIESVSFKGPSVTIKSHHNVGGLKERMKMMLVEPLRELFKDEVRELGRKLGLPEQFIRRHPFPGPGLAVRILGEVNKERCDLLREVDAIFIEELLTNNIYDDIWQAFAVLLPVKAVGVMGDERTYENVVALRAVTSVDAMTADWARIDYDILAHASNRIIRNVRGVNRVVYDISSKPPATIEWE; encoded by the coding sequence ATGACCACTAGCCCGAGTCGCGCCCAGGAAATGGTTCTCATTATCGACTTCGGTTCGCAATACACGCAGTTGATTGCACGACGTGTACGTGAATCCAAGGTGTACTGCGAAATCGTCCCCTGTACGGCTGACCTGTCCCAGTACGATGATCACAACGTACGCGGCTATATCCTGTCCGGCGGCCCGGCTTCGCTCAAGGATGCAGACAGCCCGCGTCTTCCGAGTGAGTTTTATAAAACCAACCTGCCAATTTTGGGTATCTGTTACGGCATGCAACTCCTGGCCGACCAGTTCGGCGGTGAACTAGTGCGTTCGCAATCGCGCGAGTACGGCCGTTCCCGTCTGAACGTCAAGAATGATCGAGGCCTTTTCGCCGGAATGCCGGATAACTCCACGGTTTGGATGTCGCACGGCGACTCGATCGTGCGCCTGCCCGATGGCTTCGAAGTTATCGGCTCGACCGACTCGCTCGAAGTGGCCGCTATTGCCGACTACGACCGCAAAATTTACGGTCTTCAGTTCCATCCCGAGGTACACCATACCACCGAGGGGCATCGCTTGCTCGATACCTTTCTGTTCGATGTCTGCGGCGCCGCCGGCGATTGGACCACGGAGGCGTTTATCGAAAGTTCCGTTGCCGCGATCCGCGAGCAAGTAGGGAAAAGCAAAGTATTGCTGGCTATCTCGGGGGGAGTGGACTCAACTGTCGCTGCGATGCTCCTCTCCCGAGCGATTGGCGATCAACTGCACGCGGTTTTCGTTAACAACGGCCTCCTGCGGAAAAACGAATTCGAGGACGTAACGGCGATGCTTCGGCAATTGGACATAAACCTTATTCCAGTCGATGCCTCGGAGTTGTTCCTCGGGCGGTTGAAAGGTGTTACCGACCCGGAGCAAAAGCGTAAAATCATTGGGCCGACCTTTATCGATGTGTTCGAGGAAGAAGCGGCGAAGATCGGAGATGTGCATTTCCTTGCTCAGGGAACTCTTTATCCCGATGTGATCGAATCAGTTTCATTCAAAGGGCCGTCGGTAACGATCAAATCGCATCACAATGTCGGGGGACTCAAAGAACGGATGAAAATGATGCTGGTCGAACCGTTGCGTGAGCTGTTCAAGGACGAGGTGCGCGAGCTGGGACGCAAGTTAGGACTCCCCGAGCAGTTTATCCGACGTCACCCGTTCCCCGGGCCGGGACTCGCGGTTCGTATCCTCGGTGAGGTCAACAAGGAACGGTGTGATCTTTTGCGCGAAGTGGATGCGATCTTCATCGAAGAACTCCTCACCAATAATATCTACGACGATATCTGGCAGGCGTTCGCCGTGCTGTTGCCGGTTAAGGCGGTTGGCGTCATGGGAGATGAACGCACCTATGAGAACGTCGTCGCCCTCCGCGCCGTGACCTCGGTCGATGCCATGACCGCCGACTGGGCTCGGATCGACTACGATATCCTGGCTCACGCCTCGAATCGGATCATTCGCAACGTGCGCGGCGTTAACCGCGTGGTCTACGATATTTCATCCAAACCGCCTGCGACCATCGAATGGGAATGA